Proteins from a genomic interval of Candidatus Rubidus massiliensis:
- the rpsJ gene encoding hypothetical protein (BS13): MAKQNKPKKEAQPKQIRQKIRIRLKGYDQRILDRSAADIVETAKNTGAGVAGPIPLPTRREIYTVLRSPNVDVKSREQFEIRTHKRLLYLLNPPAKTIDALKTLTLPAGVDIKIKA, translated from the coding sequence ATGGCAAAACAAAATAAACCAAAAAAAGAAGCGCAGCCAAAGCAGATTCGTCAAAAAATTCGCATTCGCTTAAAAGGATACGATCAACGTATCTTGGATCGCTCTGCTGCTGATATTGTAGAAACAGCAAAAAATACTGGTGCTGGTGTTGCAGGACCGATTCCTCTTCCAACAAGAAGAGAAATTTATACGGTTCTTAGATCTCCAAACGTTGACGTTAAATCTCGTGAACAATTTGAGATTAGAACACATAAAAGATTGTTATATCTTTTAAACCCTCCAGCTAAAACAATTGATGCTTTGAAAACATTAACCCTCCCAGCGGGTGTTGATATTAAAATCAAAGCTTAA
- the fusA gene encoding Vegetative protein 19: MARPENQDINKVRNIGIMAHIDAGKTTTTERILYYTGRVHKMGEVHEGAATMDWMEQEQERGITITSAATTVFWKGHPIHIIDTPGHVDFTIEVERSLRVLDGAVAVFDAVSGVEPQSETVWRQADKYGVPRIAFVNKMDRMGADFFDAVASMKEKLHANAVPVHCPIGAESEFKGMVDLITMKALVFHDETLGAQWEEMEIPEDLKEKCEELRANLLEELATIDETNEAFMTKVLEDPNSLTKEEIHAVIRKGVVENKFNPVLCGTAFKNKGVQQLLDAIVAWMPSPVDRGAVKAIDLKTEEEIILEPSDDAPLSALAFKIMTDPYVGRLTFVRIYSGTLVKGMTLVNTTKDTKERISRLIEMHANVRNEQEEFYAGDIAALVGIKNATTGDTLCSPDRLVLLEKMEFPQPVISMAIEPKSKADREKLAQALNSLSNEDPTFRVTTDEETGQTIIAGMGELHLEILHDRMKREFNVEANVGKPQVAYKETITVPSSSQTKFVKQSGGRGQYAHVELEIEPNEKGKGNEVVSKIVGGVIPREYIAPTIKGIEEGLAGGVLGFPSVDVKVAIVFGSYHDVDSNEMAFKICGSMAIKDALKKAKPIILEPIMKVTVTTPESYMGDIIGDLNRRRGQIMGQENHKGVVIINSEVPLSEMFGYSTTLRSLSSGRATYTMEPSHFERVPTKIQEEIVKR; encoded by the coding sequence ATGGCAAGACCTGAAAACCAAGATATCAATAAAGTCCGAAATATCGGGATCATGGCTCACATTGATGCCGGTAAAACAACAACTACAGAGCGTATTCTTTATTATACTGGCCGTGTTCATAAAATGGGTGAAGTGCACGAAGGTGCGGCTACCATGGATTGGATGGAACAGGAACAAGAGCGCGGAATTACTATTACATCCGCTGCAACTACTGTTTTTTGGAAAGGACATCCTATCCACATTATCGATACCCCAGGCCACGTTGACTTTACTATAGAAGTTGAAAGATCTTTACGTGTGTTAGATGGTGCAGTTGCTGTTTTTGACGCTGTATCTGGCGTTGAACCCCAATCTGAAACAGTATGGAGACAGGCGGACAAATACGGCGTTCCAAGAATTGCTTTTGTTAACAAAATGGATCGTATGGGAGCAGACTTTTTTGATGCAGTAGCGTCAATGAAAGAAAAGCTACATGCTAATGCTGTACCCGTACACTGCCCAATTGGTGCTGAGTCTGAATTTAAAGGAATGGTTGATCTTATCACTATGAAAGCTTTGGTGTTCCACGATGAAACACTTGGCGCTCAGTGGGAAGAAATGGAAATTCCAGAAGACTTAAAAGAAAAATGTGAAGAACTTCGCGCAAATCTTTTAGAAGAATTAGCCACCATTGACGAAACGAATGAAGCTTTCATGACCAAAGTTTTGGAAGATCCTAATTCTTTAACAAAAGAAGAAATTCATGCCGTAATTCGAAAAGGTGTTGTTGAAAATAAATTCAATCCAGTTCTTTGTGGAACAGCTTTTAAAAACAAAGGTGTACAACAACTTTTAGACGCAATTGTTGCTTGGATGCCATCTCCAGTTGATAGAGGAGCTGTAAAAGCTATCGATTTAAAAACTGAAGAAGAAATCATTTTAGAACCATCAGATGATGCTCCCCTTTCAGCTTTAGCATTTAAGATCATGACTGACCCATACGTTGGTCGTTTAACTTTCGTACGTATTTATAGCGGTACTTTAGTTAAAGGGATGACTCTTGTTAATACAACTAAAGACACAAAAGAAAGAATTTCTCGCTTAATCGAAATGCACGCAAACGTTCGTAACGAGCAAGAAGAGTTTTATGCAGGTGATATTGCAGCATTAGTTGGTATTAAGAATGCAACAACCGGTGATACACTCTGTTCACCAGATCGCTTAGTGCTTTTAGAAAAAATGGAATTCCCACAACCGGTTATTTCCATGGCAATTGAGCCTAAGTCTAAAGCAGATAGAGAAAAACTTGCACAAGCACTTAATTCTTTATCAAATGAAGATCCAACATTTAGAGTAACTACAGACGAAGAAACTGGACAAACTATCATTGCAGGTATGGGTGAATTACACTTAGAAATCTTGCATGATCGTATGAAAAGAGAATTCAATGTAGAAGCAAACGTTGGTAAGCCTCAAGTTGCTTATAAAGAAACAATCACAGTTCCAAGCTCTAGCCAAACAAAATTTGTCAAGCAGTCAGGTGGACGCGGACAATACGCTCACGTTGAATTGGAAATTGAACCTAACGAAAAAGGTAAAGGTAACGAAGTTGTTAGCAAAATCGTTGGTGGTGTTATTCCAAGAGAATATATTGCTCCAACTATTAAAGGGATTGAAGAAGGCCTCGCAGGCGGTGTTCTTGGTTTCCCAAGTGTTGACGTAAAAGTTGCTATTGTGTTTGGTTCTTACCACGATGTTGACTCTAACGAGATGGCATTTAAAATTTGCGGCTCTATGGCAATAAAAGACGCTCTTAAAAAAGCGAAGCCAATTATTTTAGAACCAATAATGAAAGTTACAGTCACCACACCAGAAAGTTACATGGGTGATATTATTGGTGACCTAAACCGTCGTCGCGGCCAGATCATGGGTCAAGAAAATCATAAAGGTGTCGTCATTATTAATTCTGAAGTACCTTTAAGCGAAATGTTTGGTTATTCCACAACGCTCCGTTCTCTATCATCAGGAAGAGCGACTTATACAATGGAACCAAGCCATTTCGAACGTGTTCCAACTAAAATTCAAGAAGAAATTGTTAAGAGGTAA
- the rpsG gene encoding 30S ribosomal protein S7, with protein sequence MSRRHSAKKRRIAPDPVYGSELIAKFINKVMVSGKKSTARRIVYDAILDFSKKVQADDPLQAFEQALENAKPSLEVKSRRIGGATYQVPIEIPGPRRTSMAMGWIIDNSRKKVGRSMSEGLAGELSDCFKNQGATIKKKDDTHRMADANKAFAHYKW encoded by the coding sequence ATGTCAAGAAGACATAGTGCGAAAAAAAGACGCATAGCTCCAGATCCAGTTTATGGAAGTGAGCTTATTGCTAAATTTATTAACAAAGTAATGGTTAGCGGAAAAAAATCAACTGCACGCCGTATTGTTTACGATGCAATTTTAGATTTTTCCAAAAAAGTTCAAGCAGATGATCCTTTGCAAGCTTTTGAACAAGCTTTAGAAAATGCAAAACCTTCTTTGGAAGTTAAGTCTCGCCGTATCGGTGGAGCTACTTATCAAGTACCTATAGAAATTCCAGGTCCAAGAAGAACATCTATGGCAATGGGTTGGATTATCGATAACTCTCGAAAAAAAGTGGGACGTTCTATGTCAGAAGGTCTAGCTGGTGAATTATCTGATTGTTTCAAAAATCAGGGTGCTACAATTAAGAAAAAAGACGATACGCACCGTATGGCAGATGCTAACAAAGCGTTTGCTCACTACAAATGGTAA
- the rpsL gene encoding 30S ribosomal protein S12: MPTVNQLVRTPREPKKKRSKSPALVKCPQRRGVCLQVKTKTPKKPNSALRKVAWVRLSTGQEVIAYIGGEGHNLQEHSIVLVRGGRVKDLPGVRYHIVRGALDCAAVQNRKQGRSKYGAKRPKK; this comes from the coding sequence ATGCCTACAGTAAATCAACTTGTTCGTACACCGCGCGAGCCTAAAAAAAAGCGCAGCAAGTCTCCTGCTTTAGTTAAATGTCCACAACGTCGTGGCGTTTGTTTGCAGGTTAAGACTAAGACACCGAAGAAGCCTAACTCAGCTTTACGTAAAGTAGCTTGGGTACGCCTCTCAACTGGCCAAGAAGTTATCGCCTATATTGGTGGTGAAGGTCATAATCTACAAGAACACAGCATCGTTTTAGTACGTGGTGGTCGTGTTAAAGACTTACCTGGCGTACGCTATCACATTGTTAGAGGTGCTTTAGACTGTGCGGCTGTACAAAACCGCAAACAAGGAAGATCAAAATACGGGGCAAAACGTCCTAAGAAGTAA
- the dxr gene encoding 1-deoxy-D-xylulose 5-phosphate reductoisomerase, producing the protein MKKISILGSTGSIGVNTLNVVRHLKEQFSVEAIAAHSNIDLLEKQAKEFNPKIIAVFDETKALDLKKRMPQWEIVTGLEGLKAVATYSSVELVICAMSGTKGIIPTVEAINAKKTIGLANKEALVSAGAYIIPLAHKNNVEIIPIDSEHSALFQCLRGENLKEVSRLIITASGGPFLNYTDEQLKSVTAEQALRHPNWSMGPKVTIDSSTLMNKGLEIIEAHWLFNIPLSQIDVIIHPQSIIHSMVEFQDRSIMAQMGEPSMITPIQFALTYPNRMPGLLKPFNLLAKPTLEFFEPNFSRFRCLRLAYEAMEKGGSLPCFMNAANEILVHSFLQKKITWNQIGEKLDKLMHLHKTQTIDSLETILEIDQIAREEAKKEL; encoded by the coding sequence ATGAAAAAAATTTCTATCTTGGGCAGCACTGGATCTATTGGAGTGAATACCTTAAACGTTGTTCGCCATTTAAAAGAACAATTTAGTGTTGAAGCAATAGCCGCTCATTCAAACATCGATTTACTTGAAAAACAAGCTAAAGAATTTAATCCAAAAATTATAGCCGTCTTCGATGAAACGAAAGCTTTAGACTTAAAAAAAAGGATGCCTCAATGGGAAATTGTGACTGGATTGGAAGGATTAAAGGCTGTTGCTACTTATTCAAGTGTTGAACTTGTAATCTGCGCAATGTCTGGAACAAAAGGAATTATTCCAACTGTTGAGGCCATTAATGCTAAAAAAACAATTGGTCTTGCGAATAAAGAAGCTTTAGTTTCAGCCGGTGCTTATATCATACCATTGGCTCATAAAAATAATGTCGAAATTATTCCAATAGATAGTGAGCACAGTGCCTTGTTTCAATGCCTTAGAGGAGAAAATCTTAAAGAGGTGAGCCGTTTAATTATTACAGCATCCGGTGGACCTTTTTTAAATTATACTGATGAGCAATTAAAAAGTGTCACAGCAGAACAAGCCTTGCGTCATCCTAATTGGTCAATGGGCCCAAAAGTGACAATTGATTCCTCAACTTTAATGAATAAAGGGTTAGAAATTATAGAAGCGCACTGGTTGTTTAATATCCCCCTTTCTCAAATAGACGTTATTATTCATCCCCAAAGTATCATTCATAGTATGGTAGAATTTCAAGATAGATCTATTATGGCACAAATGGGGGAGCCGTCTATGATAACACCCATTCAATTTGCACTTACCTACCCTAATAGAATGCCTGGATTATTAAAACCGTTTAATCTATTAGCCAAACCAACACTTGAGTTTTTTGAACCCAATTTTAGTCGATTTCGGTGCTTAAGGCTAGCCTATGAAGCTATGGAAAAAGGGGGATCTCTTCCATGTTTTATGAATGCAGCCAATGAAATATTGGTTCATTCTTTTTTACAAAAAAAAATTACATGGAATCAGATCGGGGAGAAATTGGATAAATTAATGCATCTACATAAGACCCAAACAATAGACTCATTAGAGACAATTTTAGAGATTGATCAAATAGCGAGAGAAGAAGCAAAAAAAGAATTATAG
- the mmpA gene encoding Metalloprotease MmpA — MFSSIVYAVFAILALSFLIFIHELGHYIMARRVGMKVETFAIGFGKPIYSWMYQGVKWQIGWILFGGYVKIAGQEIDDQKTPYQAPDGFFSKSPWDRIKVAFMGPFVNLAFALLAFSLIYVEGGRVKNFSEYSSIIGWVDPRSELFAKGIRPGDQIISYAGQSFQGSKDHLYAPMTAGDELKVKGYKVDSTTGDKYPYDIDVKPYSPAGAIDKGLKTSGILSSASYIVYDKLPNKVENPLPEGSPLSNSGIEYGDRIVWVDGHTIYSVAELNHFLNDNRSLLTIERNGQTILRRVPRVPVEELRLDFEVREELTDWQFESGLNGTKITKLFYIPYNLTNNAVVENRVRFIDADNEKDAFPTNPYSTLEEPLQEGDRIVAIDGIQIDKSFQLLYQLQQKFVHIIVDRKAQESATSWSTADSAFLNGIDRENIQKIGQTIGTNQPITQVGDLHLLKPVAPKMMSQFNFAPEKQALIAQQLKEQKKEIENIQDPEKKAQALHLFQSKEKQLLIGLPGIQDKKVIYNPTPTELYSNVFSEIWRTLTALFTGAVNPKWVAGPIGIIQVVHDNWKVSFQEVLYWLGAISLNLGMLNLLPIPMLDGGTILFSLVEMVTGKKLDPKTLEKIILPFAILLIGFFVFLTYNDLSRILGNFL, encoded by the coding sequence ATGTTTTCGAGTATCGTTTATGCTGTTTTTGCGATTTTAGCATTAAGTTTCCTTATTTTTATTCACGAACTTGGCCATTATATCATGGCTCGACGTGTTGGAATGAAAGTTGAAACTTTTGCAATCGGTTTCGGAAAACCTATTTATTCTTGGATGTATCAAGGCGTAAAGTGGCAAATAGGTTGGATATTGTTTGGAGGTTATGTAAAAATTGCAGGTCAAGAAATTGACGACCAAAAAACTCCATATCAAGCACCTGATGGTTTCTTTTCAAAATCTCCTTGGGATAGAATAAAAGTTGCCTTTATGGGCCCTTTTGTAAATTTAGCTTTTGCACTTTTAGCATTTAGTTTGATTTATGTCGAAGGGGGCAGAGTTAAAAACTTTTCTGAGTATAGCTCAATTATTGGGTGGGTTGATCCCCGTTCTGAATTATTTGCAAAAGGGATAAGACCGGGTGACCAAATTATTTCTTATGCAGGACAAAGTTTCCAAGGAAGTAAAGATCATTTGTATGCACCAATGACTGCGGGTGACGAGTTAAAAGTTAAAGGGTATAAAGTTGATTCAACAACTGGCGATAAATATCCATACGATATCGATGTAAAGCCATATTCGCCAGCTGGGGCTATAGACAAAGGATTAAAGACGAGTGGTATTTTAAGTTCTGCAAGTTACATAGTTTACGATAAATTGCCAAACAAGGTTGAAAATCCATTACCAGAAGGTTCTCCTTTAAGTAATAGTGGTATCGAATATGGAGACAGAATTGTATGGGTCGATGGTCACACCATCTACTCTGTGGCTGAACTGAATCACTTCTTAAATGACAATCGTTCTTTGCTAACTATTGAACGCAATGGACAAACTATATTACGTAGAGTTCCAAGGGTTCCAGTAGAAGAATTGCGATTAGATTTTGAAGTAAGAGAAGAATTAACTGACTGGCAATTTGAATCTGGTCTTAACGGGACTAAAATAACAAAACTATTTTATATACCTTACAACTTAACTAATAATGCCGTTGTTGAAAATAGAGTCAGATTTATTGATGCTGATAATGAAAAAGATGCTTTCCCAACCAATCCTTATTCAACTTTAGAAGAACCTTTGCAAGAAGGGGATAGAATAGTCGCCATTGATGGGATACAAATTGATAAATCATTTCAGCTACTTTATCAATTACAGCAAAAATTTGTTCACATTATTGTAGATCGCAAAGCTCAAGAGTCAGCCACTTCTTGGTCAACAGCTGATAGTGCTTTTTTAAATGGGATTGATCGAGAAAATATTCAAAAAATTGGACAAACAATTGGAACTAACCAACCTATAACCCAAGTTGGTGACCTTCATTTGTTGAAACCTGTTGCGCCTAAGATGATGAGCCAATTTAATTTCGCGCCTGAAAAACAAGCGTTGATAGCGCAGCAATTAAAAGAGCAGAAAAAAGAGATCGAAAACATTCAAGATCCTGAAAAAAAAGCGCAAGCCCTTCATCTTTTTCAATCTAAAGAAAAGCAACTTTTAATCGGTTTGCCAGGCATACAAGATAAAAAAGTGATTTATAATCCAACGCCTACTGAACTTTATTCGAATGTTTTTAGTGAAATTTGGAGAACATTAACGGCTTTATTTACAGGAGCTGTGAATCCTAAGTGGGTTGCAGGACCTATCGGAATTATCCAAGTTGTTCACGATAACTGGAAAGTAAGTTTTCAAGAGGTTCTTTATTGGTTAGGGGCAATCAGTTTAAACCTTGGGATGTTAAACTTACTACCTATCCCAATGTTAGATGGGGGTACAATACTATTTAGTTTAGTAGAAATGGTAACTGGTAAAAAACTTGATCCTAAGACACTAGAAAAAATTATTTTACCTTTTGCTATATTATTAATAGGCTTTTTTGTTTTTCTAACTTATAACGATCTTTCAAGAATTCTTGGAAATTTCTTATAA
- the yheI gene encoding putative multidrug resistance ABC transporter ATP-binding/permease protein YheI, protein MEKNLLRNLRQIVFHYKFRFLFAIFLDFCSNLLLVSNPLLMREAITFLTGNKPSLSFPLSLFSRYADFILFWVILFFTIAVAVACLRYSMRVIFFTISREAEMAVRSLIFKKIQKQSRAFYDKYEIGELLSRLTNDVSAYRDVLGPGMMYPIYVFTLMIPAYSALFFISRTLFLVALLPLLLVPIVNAFIKRKVYKHSKLVQYLLGRLSSLVQEHYSGIRIIKGYQAENDLFRSFSQQNVELAHQSYWLTIYEQVVFPFLSTVTKSLTIVLVIVASFLILSYRSMTLADFVSFMWIQSYIFFPIVMLTWLLPIYERGKVAYERLYEIFNEPIEVTNDNGKYTIPINSEICFHNLTFAYPLTDRTVLKNINLCIKPGTFVGITGPIGSGKSTLFKLLNREYEIPNEMITIGGKDIHEYKLDSFNETFVTVEQLPFLFSTTIAENISIGKELVSKEELDQAAEHALLHETILEFPNQWETMVGEKGVMLSGGQKQRVAMARAFIVNRSILLLDDIFSAIDSSTQKKIFASMKKNFIGKTVLLITHKVSLLKEMDRILYLHDGQIIEDGTPGELLNKKGAFSALAALQGQDDGE, encoded by the coding sequence ATGGAAAAAAATCTTTTAAGAAATCTTAGACAAATAGTATTTCATTATAAATTCCGTTTTCTATTCGCTATTTTTTTAGATTTTTGTTCCAATTTACTTTTAGTTTCAAACCCCTTATTGATGCGAGAAGCGATTACTTTTCTAACTGGAAATAAACCTTCTTTATCATTTCCACTTTCCTTGTTTAGTCGATATGCCGATTTTATCCTTTTTTGGGTCATTTTGTTTTTTACCATTGCCGTGGCTGTTGCTTGTTTGCGTTATTCTATGCGAGTGATTTTTTTTACGATTAGTCGAGAAGCAGAGATGGCTGTAAGATCTCTCATCTTTAAAAAAATTCAAAAGCAATCGCGAGCATTTTACGATAAATATGAAATCGGAGAGTTGTTAAGTCGACTTACAAATGACGTTTCGGCATATAGAGATGTGCTAGGACCTGGAATGATGTATCCCATTTACGTATTTACATTGATGATACCAGCTTATAGTGCCCTTTTTTTTATTTCACGTACCCTTTTTCTAGTGGCATTACTTCCTCTTCTTTTAGTTCCTATTGTGAATGCTTTTATTAAACGTAAAGTTTATAAACATTCCAAGCTTGTACAATATTTATTAGGAAGATTAAGTTCTCTAGTACAAGAACATTACTCTGGAATTAGAATTATAAAAGGCTACCAAGCGGAAAATGATCTCTTTCGTTCCTTTTCTCAACAAAATGTTGAATTAGCCCATCAAAGTTATTGGTTAACGATATATGAACAAGTTGTTTTTCCATTTTTAAGTACAGTTACAAAATCCCTAACAATTGTATTAGTCATAGTAGCAAGTTTTTTAATTTTATCTTACCGGTCTATGACTTTAGCCGATTTTGTTTCTTTCATGTGGATTCAATCTTATATTTTTTTTCCAATCGTGATGCTTACTTGGCTATTACCTATTTATGAAAGAGGGAAAGTCGCTTATGAAAGATTGTATGAAATATTCAATGAACCAATAGAAGTTACAAATGATAATGGTAAATATACCATTCCCATTAATTCAGAAATATGTTTTCACAATTTAACTTTTGCTTATCCTTTAACTGATCGAACTGTTTTAAAAAATATTAATTTGTGCATAAAACCTGGAACTTTTGTTGGGATTACAGGCCCAATTGGTTCTGGCAAAAGTACACTTTTTAAACTCTTAAATAGAGAATATGAAATACCAAATGAAATGATCACAATTGGTGGAAAAGATATCCATGAATATAAACTCGATAGTTTTAATGAAACTTTTGTAACCGTAGAGCAATTACCATTTTTATTTTCGACTACGATTGCAGAAAATATTTCTATTGGAAAAGAATTAGTTTCTAAAGAAGAGTTGGATCAAGCAGCAGAACACGCTTTGTTACATGAAACTATTTTAGAATTTCCAAATCAATGGGAAACGATGGTGGGAGAAAAAGGTGTTATGTTGTCTGGTGGACAAAAACAAAGGGTTGCCATGGCAAGGGCATTTATCGTTAATCGTTCCATATTGCTTCTTGATGATATTTTCTCAGCTATTGATAGCTCAACTCAAAAAAAAATCTTTGCCAGTATGAAAAAAAACTTTATTGGAAAAACTGTTTTGTTAATTACACATAAAGTTTCTTTGTTAAAAGAGATGGATAGAATTCTTTACTTACATGACGGACAAATTATTGAAGATGGAACCCCTGGTGAATTACTTAACAAAAAAGGGGCGTTTTCAGCACTAGCTGCTTTACAAGGGCAAGATGATGGAGAATGA
- a CDS encoding putative ABC transporter ATP-binding protein, which translates to MENEEIITVTDWEVTKKLWDYVKKYKVIVFLSICLLVIARLIDASVPFALGFIIQEMTKNVAQEESVKQLILQKIVFYSLLLIGMLVISYILDIINLYLRSWLGRQAVTTLRSDIYNHILYMPLNFFDKNRIGRLMTRTIHDVDQINQMFIDSFIPLLGNAVTFVTIFIGIFFLDWRLGIVMLVMFPLGTFLTMYFRRNQRIYYRKIREILSALNAFIQEHLMGAFIIRNFGLELKERVKFEKYNDEYRKENVKSGKNFAFFFASIDFLQTFTLINVFIVLMYTLPKDDPFPAGKFIAFSLCIIMIFRPLADIAERYNIFQSAIAAAERIFSIMKLPKEQVFIDSLESIEEVESIEFNDVWFSYNDTDWILKGVTFSIQKNESVALVGLTGEGKTTIISLLMGFYFCQKGTIKINDISIKDIPLRQLRRLFSLVLQDPVIFTGTIAENIALFNPDISGAMIENVVDELKMESFLARFKNGLFTQLIERGKGLSVGEMQLISMARALAHHRMVLMLDEATANIDSLTEKLIQNALQKLLSKKTSLVVAHRLSTIKDVSKIVVLKDGKVVEMGNHRALLQAEGVYEKLYRLQFA; encoded by the coding sequence ATGGAGAATGAAGAAATAATTACTGTTACAGATTGGGAAGTGACAAAAAAGCTTTGGGATTATGTAAAAAAATATAAAGTTATTGTTTTTTTATCTATATGTCTTTTGGTGATAGCGCGTTTGATCGATGCGAGTGTGCCCTTCGCTTTAGGTTTTATCATTCAAGAAATGACAAAAAATGTGGCACAAGAAGAAAGCGTAAAACAATTAATTCTTCAAAAAATTGTTTTTTATTCTCTTCTTTTAATTGGCATGTTAGTTATCAGTTACATTTTAGATATAATAAATCTTTATTTAAGAAGTTGGCTTGGAAGACAAGCTGTTACTACTTTGCGTTCAGATATTTATAATCATATTTTATATATGCCTTTAAATTTTTTTGATAAAAATCGTATTGGACGATTAATGACTCGTACAATTCATGATGTAGATCAAATTAATCAAATGTTTATAGATAGTTTTATTCCTCTTCTTGGTAATGCTGTAACTTTTGTAACCATTTTTATAGGTATATTTTTTTTGGATTGGCGTCTTGGAATTGTAATGCTTGTAATGTTTCCTCTAGGAACTTTTTTGACGATGTATTTTCGAAGAAACCAAAGAATTTATTATCGCAAAATTAGAGAGATTTTATCTGCATTAAATGCCTTTATCCAAGAACACCTCATGGGTGCCTTTATCATTCGCAATTTTGGACTGGAATTAAAAGAAAGAGTGAAATTTGAAAAATACAATGATGAGTATAGAAAAGAAAATGTTAAGAGTGGGAAAAATTTTGCTTTCTTTTTTGCCAGTATCGATTTTTTGCAGACGTTTACATTAATTAACGTCTTTATCGTTTTAATGTATACACTTCCTAAAGATGATCCCTTTCCTGCTGGAAAATTTATCGCTTTTAGCCTTTGTATTATTATGATTTTCAGGCCTCTTGCCGATATTGCGGAGCGTTATAATATCTTTCAATCAGCCATAGCTGCTGCTGAAAGAATATTTTCTATTATGAAACTTCCTAAAGAACAAGTTTTTATAGATTCTTTAGAATCGATTGAAGAAGTTGAATCGATTGAATTTAATGATGTATGGTTTAGTTATAACGACACTGATTGGATTTTAAAAGGAGTAACTTTTTCAATTCAAAAAAATGAGTCTGTGGCTCTTGTAGGATTGACTGGAGAGGGGAAAACGACAATTATTAGTTTGTTAATGGGGTTTTATTTTTGTCAAAAAGGTACAATAAAAATAAATGATATTTCTATTAAAGATATTCCTTTAAGGCAACTTAGACGATTGTTTAGTTTGGTTTTACAAGATCCAGTTATTTTTACTGGCACAATTGCAGAAAATATCGCACTTTTTAATCCGGATATATCGGGCGCTATGATTGAAAATGTAGTTGATGAACTAAAGATGGAATCTTTTTTAGCGCGATTTAAAAATGGACTTTTTACACAATTAATTGAAAGAGGAAAAGGATTGTCTGTTGGGGAAATGCAGCTTATATCTATGGCAAGAGCTCTCGCTCACCATCGAATGGTATTAATGTTAGATGAAGCTACCGCAAATATTGATAGCTTAACGGAAAAATTAATTCAAAATGCCTTACAGAAACTTTTATCAAAAAAAACATCTTTAGTTGTGGCTCACCGCTTGTCGACAATAAAGGATGTTTCTAAAATAGTCGTCTTGAAAGATGGTAAGGTCGTTGAAATGGGTAATCATCGAGCTTTATTACAAGCTGAAGGCGTTTATGAAAAACTGTACCGTTTACAATTTGCTTAA